The genomic region ATCAATGCCTTTTTGGATATAATCTTGAACTTGTTTAAATTGCTTTTCACTCACAATCGGTCCCATTTGTGTTTCTTTGCTTTGTGGGTCACCCACTTTGACTTCTTGCATCGTAGTTTTGGCTTTTTCTAAAAATGTATCTTTCATCGATTCAGGAATAATCGTTCGCGTTCCTGCTGTACAGACTTGCCCCGTATTATTAACCACTTTGCCAACTGCCGCTTTTGCCGCCTCTTCAATATCAGCATCATCTAGAATAATATATGGTGATTTACCACCAAGTTCAAGTGAAACCTTTTTAAAATCTTTGCTGGCTTTTTCCATAATTTTTGAACCTGTACCACCTGAACCTGTAAACGACATCATACGTATATCTGGATGTTCGCTAAGTGGATTTCCAACACCTTCACCATCACCATTAACAAGGTTAAATACACCTTTTGGCACACCTACCTTATCAAAAATTTCAGCTAAAATAATCGCTGCAAATGGTGTCATTTCAGAAGGCTTTAAAACAACCGGGCTTCCTGCTGCAAAGGCAGCTGCTAATTTAAGAGATGTTTGATTTGTCGGGAAGTTCCAAGGTGTAATTAATCCTGCAACACCTATTGCTTCCTTTACAATTAAGTGATCTCCACGTCTTTCTTCAAATTGAAAATCATCTAGCGCATCATATGCAGCTTGAAAATGGTTCAGTCCCATTTGATAATGGACATCTTCTGATTTTTGGATAGGTGATCCAAGTTCTAATGTCATCGCTTCAATTAAATCTTCTTTGCGATTTTTGTATTCTTCAACTATTCGACCTAGAAGTGCTTGACGTTCTTTAACAGGCATATGACGAAACTCTAAATAGACTTTTCGTGCTGCTTCAACAGCTTTGTTCACATCTTCTTCGTTGCCTTTAGCTATACGACCAAATACTTCTTCAGTCGCTGGATTGATAACATCGATAGTTTCGCCACTAGCACTATCAATCCATTCTCCATTGATATACTGCTTGATTTGCTCTCTCATGAACTAACACTCCTCTATTTATGTGTTTATATATTTTAATTAACCGTTAAGTACATAGGATAAACCTTGTTCATATGACACTCAATCATTTCAACTTGTAAGGAATTTATCTTCTCACAAAAATAAGGCTAGAACACATCGTTCCAGCCCAAAAATTCACAATAAAATGATATATAATCTAAGATGCCTCAATGCTTAACTTGATTGAGGATTTTCAGTTAATTCAACATGTTCATGCGCCCAATCTTCTAACGGTTTTAAAGCTATAGCCAAATCTTTGCCTTTTTCGGTCAAATGGTAACAAACAGAAGGAGGATTTTGAGAAATAACTTCTTTAGTCAAAAGTCCCGCTTCAGCAAGTTCTGCAACCTTCAGAGACAATGCGCGATTCGTGATTGGCTTTAAGTCTCTTTTCATTTCAGAAAAATGTGCTTTATGTTCAGGACATGTTGAAAGATAATGCATGATTAACCCATTCCAACTACGTCCTAGTATTTTAAATGTTTCTTCCAAATATGGGCATACTTCCATAGTTATCACCTCTCTTATTAGTACGATGTGATAACAAAATTCATGACTAGGCATTCATTGTTTCAGTCCATATCTCTGCGCCTAATTGCTTTAATGTCTGTACAATATCTGTATATCCTCTGTAAATGTGCCTTACATTAAAAATTGTCGTCACACCATCCGCAATTAATCCAGCTACAATTAAACATGCGCCTGCTCTCAAGTCACTCGCATATACATCCGCACCTTTTAATGTTGACGGTTTAATCGTTGCAGTACCTCTATCTGAGTCGATAGAAGCATTCATATTTTGTAATTCTTTAACGTGCTTGAATCGTTCTGGATAAATCGTATCTGTCACAAAACTTGGCCCATCTGCTAAAAATAATAATGGTGTTATAGGTTGTTGTAGATCTGTTGCAAAACCTGGATACACAAGTGTTTTGATATCTACACTATTATACTGATTACGTGATTTAACAATCATATAATCGTCTCCCACTTCGATACCAACACCGAGTTCTTTTAGTTTTACAGTAAGGGGTTCAACATGTTTTGGAATAATATTATTAATTACTACACACTCACCACTTGCAGCTGCAATACACATATATGTGCCCGCTTCAATTCTATCAGGTATGATTGCATGACGACTTCCATGCAATCGTTCTACTCCAGTAATTTTGATTGAACTTGTCCCTGCACCTGAAACTTTAGCACCCATACTATTTAAAAAATTGGCTACATCAACGACCTCAGGCTCTTTAGCAGCATTTTCAATCATCGTTTGTCCTTCTGCTAAGCTAGCAGCCAACATAATATTGATAGTCGCACCTACACTCACAATGTCAAGGTAGATATTCGCCCCTATCAACTTGTCAGCTTCTAGTTTCATCGTGTGTCCATCTGTTTCATCGACCTTAGCACCAAGCGCTTTGAACCCTTTTAAATGCTGATCTATCGGTCTTGGTCCTAATGGGCATCCCCCAGGCAGTCCAATAACACACTTCTTAAAGCGACCTAACATTGCGCCCATCATATAATAGGATGCACGCAAAGATTCCACTTTATGATTAGGCAACACCATATTTTTAATATCTGTCGGGTCTACAGAAAGCGTCGTCCCATCTAATGAAGTAGTTATATTTAAATCCTCTAATAAACTAACAAGTGTCTCAACGTCTGAAATTTTAGGTAACCCCTCTAAAGTGACTGGCCCTGTAGACATCAGTGAAGCAGGTATAATCGCAACAGAACTATTTTTAGCACCACTGATGTCAACTTTGCCATTTAAAAGTCGCCCACCTTTAATTTTAATTACTTCTTGTGCCATGTTATTGAACTCCTTTTCCCTTGCACGTTTCTCGATAAAATACCACATTAAAA from Staphylococcus felis harbors:
- a CDS encoding aldehyde dehydrogenase family protein: MREQIKQYINGEWIDSASGETIDVINPATEEVFGRIAKGNEEDVNKAVEAARKVYLEFRHMPVKERQALLGRIVEEYKNRKEDLIEAMTLELGSPIQKSEDVHYQMGLNHFQAAYDALDDFQFEERRGDHLIVKEAIGVAGLITPWNFPTNQTSLKLAAAFAAGSPVVLKPSEMTPFAAIILAEIFDKVGVPKGVFNLVNGDGEGVGNPLSEHPDIRMMSFTGSGGTGSKIMEKASKDFKKVSLELGGKSPYIILDDADIEEAAKAAVGKVVNNTGQVCTAGTRTIIPESMKDTFLEKAKTTMQEVKVGDPQSKETQMGPIVSEKQFKQVQDYIQKGIDEGAELYYGGLGKPKGLEKGYFAQPTIFANVHNKMTIAQEEIFGPVMSVITYKDLDEAIEIANDTKYGLAGYVYGKDKDTLTHVARSIEAGTVEINEAGRAPDLPFGGYKQSGLGREWGDYGIEEFLEVKSIAGYYQ
- a CDS encoding winged helix-turn-helix transcriptional regulator, which encodes MEVCPYLEETFKILGRSWNGLIMHYLSTCPEHKAHFSEMKRDLKPITNRALSLKVAELAEAGLLTKEVISQNPPSVCYHLTEKGKDLAIALKPLEDWAHEHVELTENPQSS
- a CDS encoding UDP-N-acetylglucosamine 1-carboxyvinyltransferase — encoded protein: MAQEVIKIKGGRLLNGKVDISGAKNSSVAIIPASLMSTGPVTLEGLPKISDVETLVSLLEDLNITTSLDGTTLSVDPTDIKNMVLPNHKVESLRASYYMMGAMLGRFKKCVIGLPGGCPLGPRPIDQHLKGFKALGAKVDETDGHTMKLEADKLIGANIYLDIVSVGATINIMLAASLAEGQTMIENAAKEPEVVDVANFLNSMGAKVSGAGTSSIKITGVERLHGSRHAIIPDRIEAGTYMCIAAASGECVVINNIIPKHVEPLTVKLKELGVGIEVGDDYMIVKSRNQYNSVDIKTLVYPGFATDLQQPITPLLFLADGPSFVTDTIYPERFKHVKELQNMNASIDSDRGTATIKPSTLKGADVYASDLRAGACLIVAGLIADGVTTIFNVRHIYRGYTDIVQTLKQLGAEIWTETMNA